aggatctgtgtttttctgtgtttatttagagttttctgtgtccttgagtctcttcgttgtcctgtcctccccttgattgttcccaggtgtgtctcgtttctgtgattacccgcccatgtatttaactccacctgtgttccttgttcctcgtcgggtccttgtcgttgtatgtcgttgtcaatgtctagtcgtcgtgtccatctgcctgctgctcgttgtttggactgtgttcccgtcattaaaatcatcattttcatttctacctgggtctcaagcgtctgcctcaccacctcacaccgcaccgcttcatgacagaaggacccgaccagaccgaacggtgaggcacgctatttttacttttcatcatggaCCCAGAGGAGTTAAAGGAGCTGACTGAAACGATCAGGGAGTACGAGGAGGCAATGGCCAAGCCGTACGCTGCCATCCGACGCCTCGGTTTCGCCATCCGCTTGGGACTGCTGCTGGACTACTGGGTTCCTCGCTTTCCGCACCCGGGGTTTGTGgagttgcagagggaggcagagtgggagcgtaaggcggccctagccgtcatggctggcgaacctctgcctcccaagccgcacagtttctccgccagcccagatcccgctccagttccgggaccagcaactccagccggcgttccggtcggcgcacccgaggccgttccagccggcgcacccgaggccgaatcagccggcgttccagccggcgcacccgaggccgttccagccggcgcacccgaggccgttccagccggcgcacccgaggccgttccagccggcgttcctgccggcgcacccgaggccgttccagccggcgttcctgccggcgcaccggaggccgttccagccggcgcacccgaggccgaatcagccggcgttcctgccggcgcaccggaggccgttccagccggcgttcctgccggcgcaccggaggccgttccagccggcgttcctgccggcgcaccggaggccgttccagccggcgttccagccggcgttcctgccggcgttcctgccggcgcacccgagaccgagaccccctgcgttcctcccgagaccccctgcgttcctcccgagaccccctgcgttcctcccgagactccctgcgttcctcccgagacccccagcgttccacccgagacccccagcgttccacccgagaccctgacctccatcgttccgaccgagaccccttgtgctccgaccgagaccctacctcggggggctcgtcatcgccgtctgtgggcggcccccgggactccccattgccacctccagcgccgtggacggccgctggaccgcctccgggggtcccgcctccgtggttcccgcctccagcgccgcggacggccgccggaccgcctccgtggttcccgcctccagcgccgcggacggccgccggaccgcctccgtggttcccgcggacgaccgccggaccacctctgtggttcccgcctcctttgcctccgcccaccctgtgggtagttttttgtttgtttatggactcttggcccttcttgtgtttccgcccacgatggtgggttgttttttgtttttctggactctggccccccgtccagcgcccctccgcccacccttgttgtgttttttttttttgtgggcgtctggtagccgcccttgaggggggggtactgtcaggatctgtgtttttctgtgtttatttagagttttctgtgtccttgagtctcttcgttgtcctgtcctccccttgattgttcccaggtgtgtctcgtttctgtgattacccgcccatgtatttaactccacctgtgttccttgttcctcgtcgggtccttgtcgttgtatgtcgttgtcaatgtctagtcgtcgtgtccatctgcctgctgctcgttgtttggactgtgttcccgtcattaaaatcatcattttcatttctacctgggtctcaagcgtctgcctcaccacctcacaccgcaccgcttcatgacaggTCTTTTTTATTCAAACCATGTGTAAATGAGTTTAATGCAATTTACGACAAAGCAAATGTTGTATAAGAATTCTAACTATGAGAACAATAATGATGAATaatataaatgacataaaacaacttttaactataaatgtgtatttcagGTCAGACTAGATAGGTTACTGTGATTTCTCATGTCATGGCTTTATTGGCCACAtgcctcagctttaatttttcTTGAGTTAGATTAGATGTTGCACAAATATGTTGCTTCTTGAAGAacaatcaacaaaaataaatgttttttctttgtctgaaaaacaaaattgtctcTTAGTGCCCAAAAGAAGAATCGCCATCATTGGACAAACTGGAGCAGGGAAAAGCAGCCTTGGAAACAccatatttaaagaaaagaagttcAACGTCAACCATGACGTGGATCCTGGGATCAGAGGATGTGAAGCAAAGACCAAACGTGTTGGTGGGAGAGAAATCACTCTGATCGATATGCCTGGTTTATTTGATCCAGGGAAAGATGAGAAAGAGCTGAAGGCTGAGTTACTGAAAGGAATCACAGAGTGTTCGCCTGGGCCTCACGCTTTCCTCATCGTGCTCAACGTGGAGAAATCTACCCAGAAAGATGACGACATCGTCAGCAAAATGAATGAGCAGTTCTCTGAGGAAGTGTTTAAATATTCAACTGTTGTCTTTACTCACGGTGACCGGCTCCCGAGACGGCAACAAACCCAAGGGTTTGTGAAGGAAAACGAGTTCCTTGGCGATTTAGTAGAAAAGTGTGGAAATCGCTGCCACGTCGTAGACAACAAACGCTGGAACAAGCGATCGAAGTACGGATACAGAAGCAACCGGTATCAGGTGAAGAGACTGCTCAAGTCAATAGAGAAGACGGTGGAAGAAAATGACGGGAGCTTCTACACCAATGCCATGCTGCAAAAAATAGAGGAGAAtatcaaaaaagaagaagaaaacattgcaAAGTCTTCCAGAAACATACCAGAGGAAAAAATCAGAGAGACGGCTAAAGAAAGGACGTATGATGATTTCTTAAACAGGCTGGCAGGCATCACTGTTGGTGCTTTTTTAGGAGCCGCTTTTGGTTCAGCAGTAGCTGTGTCAGTGGTTGTCGCATTGCTGGCAACAACTGTTAGAGTCCTCGCCTCTGCAACCAAATCATGGAGTGCAACGTTTACAAAACCAGCCTTACATGCAACAGCAAGCGCAGCACCAGATAAAACAGgggaagcagaaaaagaagcaaatgtaGCAGCAGAAGCAGGAGACCCACCAGCAGCGACGGCGGTGGAAAAAGCAGCAgatacagcagcagcagaaaaggTGGCAACAGCAGAAGAGGGAAAATCAGCAGAAGTAGCTGGAAAAATTGGAGGAGCGTCGTCACAAATAGGAGGAGCTTTAAGACTAGTAGTGGGTGCGGCTACAGCAGCGGGAGCGTTTTTGGGGGGTGTGACAGGATATAACgcagcagaaaatgtaaaaactccaTGGGAAGCAGCAGAGAAGGCGGCTCAGGCTGTGTCAGCTTCAGGATTTACAGCCATAGAGAAATCTCAGAATTTGGCATCAGATCTTGTTAAAGCAGTGGTTAAACCATTGACCAAAGACtcttaaaaatctttattatttactacggtacacttaaaaataaatgaaaaaaattaaaaaacaccaaGAGAAACAGATTGAAGCATTTTATTCTTAGTTTGTGGGTTTTCTTAGGCAGCTTTTTCTCATCTGGTACTGATGATGACCAGTTCtgataacaaaacaaacaaatagatACAATATAAGGTTTAGTGTGACTAATCCTTGAAACAgggtgaaaaatgtttgaatttattgtgacagagTACAAGCAACCTTCCTCTGTTGTCTCTTCCTGTGCCTGGTGTTCAGGCTAAAAGATTCCCCAGGGGCCTGAGCATCTTTTAAAGGTTCCAGGAGAGACAATAATGGATTGAAGGGGGAGAAGTAATCTGTGCACTTTACAAGTTTAATGGTACAGATTTACATCTAGAGAAATTATGTGCTTAATGATGTAtaatgtttgttaaataaaacaactaacaTAACAGTCATATTATTAGAGTGACTGCATTTGCTCATCTCTAGATTaacacaaaatatgtaaaaacccGAGTTTATAACAACTCAGACATAAAGTCCACTAAAAAAAATTGGTGTTTCATAGTTTTCCAAAAGCATTGCTGAAATGtaccattttattatttttcttgtgaacCGATGATAGTGTGATGTTTCATCCTATTAGCTGGATGAATAATCTTTTTATATTCAGAGAACACTTACCTTTAGACATGTTTTCTATATGtagattcttttttatttaatcagatctTTTTATTGGACCAACCATCATTATAACCATCCAGTTGCGTTATAATGATGATAGCAGGTTGTTTTGTCTTGAGCAGTTGGGACAAATCTTCAGGATTCTACAAAGTTAGTTGGTTCTGAGCACATTTCTTGCCAAAAGCACACTAAACTTAAGCTATGTAAAATTCTGACAATtttacagtcatggccaaatgttttgagaatgattcaaatgttaatatttacaaagtctactgcttcagtttttataacggcaatttgcatatactccagaatgttataaagagtgatcagcataacagcaattaattgcaaagtcaatatttgcctagaaaatgaactttatcccccaaaacacatttcaacttcattgcagccctgccttaaaaggaccagctaacattgtttcagtgattgctccattaacacaggtgtgggtggtgatgaggacagggctggagatcaatctgtcatgattaagtaagaatgacaccactggacactttaaaaagaggctggtgcttggcatcattgtttctcttctgtgaaccatggttacctcGAAAGAAACACCTacagtcatcattgcactgcacaaaaatggcctaacaggaaagaaaattgcagctagaaagattgcgcctcagtcaacaatctatcgcatcatcaagaacttcaaggagagaggttccattgttgccaaagAAGGCTCCCAggcgcccaagaaagaccagcaagcgccaggaccgtctcttaaaagtgtttcagctgcgggatcgggctaccagcagtgcagagcttgctcaggaatggcagcaggcaggtgtgagtgcatctgcacgcactgtgaggcggagactcttggagcaaggcctggtctcaaggaggtcagcaaagaagccacttctctccaggaaaaacatcagggacagactgatattctgcaaaaggtacagggagtggactgctgaggactggggtaaagtcattttctctgatgaatcccctttccgattgtttgggacatctggaaaacagcttgttcggagaagacaaggtgagcgctaccaccagtcttgtctcatgccaaccttaaagcatcctgaaaccattcatgtgtggggttgccaagggagtcggctctctcacagtcttacctaaaaacacagccatgaataaagaatggtaccagaatgtcctccgagagcaacttctcccaaccatccaagagcagtttggtgatgaacaatgccttttccagcatgatggagcaccttgccataaagcaaaggtgatatctaactggctcaaggaacaaaacatagagatttggggtccatggcctggaaactcccctgatcttaatcccattgaaaacttgtggtcaatcatcaagagatgggtggacaaacgaaaacctaggaattctgacaaaatgcaagcattgattgtgcaagaatggactgctatcagtcaggatttggtccagaaattgattgagagcatgccagggagaattgcagaggtcctgaagaagaggggtcaacactgcaaatattgacttgctgcattaactcattctaactgtcattaaaagcttctgttactcataatatgattgcaattgtatttctgtatgtgatgacaacatctgacatacacacatgaaaaccagagggcagcagatcatgtgaaaatataatatttgtgtcattctcaatacttttggccatgactgtagaTTTGTTGGGACTTTAGACTTTTTCTTAGAGATACTTTCCTAAAATTTGTTGTAGACATTTTTGCCTCGCATCTGACTTTTTCCCAGCGTGTCCAGTCTTTGTCATCTAAGGATGAAGATGTGAAGAAACCAAAGCAGAACGTAGAGACTCTCTAGCAACAGCCTGTAAGGGTAAAACTCTTTATTCTTGGGTTGGATGCCTCAGGCCGTCATCCTGCTCAGTTTAAATGATCTCAAACAATGCAGCTCCACAGGTTTTTGATCCTtgatatttattacatttgttcCATCTCTCCAggaatacagaaataaagataaataaaagaaaataaacaaacatgtaaGGTGTGGCACAGATATAACTCtcaaaaacaattcaattcagGATTAAGCGAATTTGGACTTTCACAGCAGTCATAACTGATGTCATGagtaaaaacatgaattatACCTGGACTTTTTCTACTGTCGTTGACAAGTTCAGGACGGACATACTTCTTGTCCGTCCTGAACTTTTATCCAACAAGTCCTGGAATGACTTCTCAGatattttcaaatgcaaaattcaaataagaatttttcttaatttttcactGCTAACCACTGAGATATAcacaaaagaaatcacacaggatatatatgttatatttataatattgacTACCTGGCTCTGTCAATGCATAAcagaaaattatgaataaatgcCACAGATCAACCCCTTTATCTTTACCAGGACAGATAGAATCTGGAGCTGGATGTAAAGTTATTGCAATGAAtattacatttgatttaataGATCCgagtgaaaaaaatgatttcaagaTGAACAAGTACATAAATCACATACCTAAATATTCAGTATGAGCAAGATGTTACCATTTTCATTCTAAACACATCAAAACTAAAGTCTAAATGCAGATCACACATTATTGAACCTTAATATGGCAGATATACTTGATACATTTTTGAAGTATTGagtattaaatataaaatattaaatttatatttaaccTTTTGCAATGACAGATACGTTCTGTTGTTAAACCATTCGAGATTCAATGGCTACCATTTGTGATTCACAGGGAGTTCTATCAGATTGAGGTATTTAGATGTTTCCACCCTGaaatatggaataaaaaatattcataatttggtttaaaatccaattttttttaagcatgaaTCAAGATTTTCATCTCATATTTCAGCTAGATCCTGAGCTAGAGGTGGGAGCAAAGCTTtccagcacaaaaataaaatatccagaAGGGGGCGCTgttgcttaaaagaaaattcaataCGTCTTCTCCTAGTCTTGATCACAGAGGAAGATGAAAAGCTTTGACTCTCTGCACACAAAAAGGAATCTTATTGCTCCAACTAGGATTAGTAGTCATCAAGgtacggaaaaaaaaaaaagattttaaatcacaACAGAAAGTCACCAAAACAAGTTTTATGGTGACTTTGGAACAACAGAGGCCTGAAGTTACGAAAACAAATACAGTAACATCCTCCTATTTCTCAGGATCCACTGATTGGGACAGCGGCCCTCAGTTTGATGCTTTTTGGTTTTAGTTTGGTGTCTGATGTCAGAACAAGTAAcatcataaaaaacagaaaggaactAAACCCCTTCCTGATtacaaagcaacattttataaatacatatttttcttagtGATATgagtcaacaaaaaataatataaaccacaaaaaactaatgaaatgtcaaaaataaccTTTGTACTCTGACTTTTTTCAAATTAGGGCACTCTTCCAAATTTATTAGTAAATCAGCTGTCTGAAAAACATCTTATAATTCGCAATAAATCTTATCTCACAATTACATGATTTTCCCAAAGCTTAAGGCCAGATTAGTTAAGTGGAAGAAGGTCTTAAACctgccactgctgctgctgctgctactgtgaaaccagcagctccaacaaTTGTTCCATCTTCTGCTTAACCTATTATTATTGCTCTTGCTGATGTAACCAGTTCTACAGGTCCAGTGCCTTGTAGGCAGCTGTTATATATGCAAGAATAGTCTTAATAGCTTCTTGTGTACCAAGAAAGGCTTTCAATAGAAGATTTATTGTAAtgtcttttattgtctttaaaatCTCACAAACTCTTTTTATAGCTCTCTTCATGATTCCTTCTTTTGCCACTTGTTGTTCTTGTTCTTGATGTTCTTGAAGAACTGGCAATTCTTCATCAACTTCCAGTTCTTCATAAGGAATTTGTTCTTCTTCATGAAGAAACtgttgtgtcatttccttctctCCTTGCAGCAAATCATTGGTGTAGTACTTTCCATCGTTTTGCTGTTCTTCATGAACAATTGCAAGTGCTAcacattgtgtcattttctgcagaagCTCATTGGTATAGCAGTTCCCTTTGTTTTGCTTCACCGTGTCTTCAATTGATTTGAGTATCTCCTTCACCTGGAAGGCGTTGTTCCTATATGTCTCAACAGAACGATTGTTCCAGTGTTTATTATCTACAACATGGCACCGGCCACCACATTTTGATACTATTTCCATCAAAGATTCATTTTGGCTAATATATTCTTTGATATTCTGCCCTTTAGGGAGATTCTCACCATTAGTAAAAACTAATGTTGCATATGGAAACACTTGCTCAGAGAAGCTTTCAGTAattttttgaataatgtcaTTTTCCTGGTCTGTGAAACGTCCTAGTTCAAGTACAATAAGGAAGGCATGCAGCCCAGGCGAATACTCTGTGATAAACCTCCATATTTCgtccttcagtttttcttcaggCATCTTTGTATCAAAGAAGCCTGGTGTATCAATCAAAGTAATTTGTCTCCCATTGAGTGAATCAGTTTGTGCCTGGCACGGACTTTGACAAGAGTTAGCACCAGGGCAGACAGTGAACTTGTTTTCTCCAAATATGGTGTTTCCAAGACTGCTTTTCCCAG
The window above is part of the Xiphophorus couchianus chromosome 14, X_couchianus-1.0, whole genome shotgun sequence genome. Proteins encoded here:
- the LOC114157136 gene encoding GTPase IMAP family member 7-like translates to MEGRPAACCGLGAKRSKSQLPKRRIAIIGQTGAGKSSLGNTIFKEKKFNVNHDVDPGIRGCEAKTKRVGGREITLIDMPGLFDPGKDEKELKAELLKGITECSPGPHAFLIVLNVEKSTQKDDDIVSKMNEQFSEEVFKYSTVVFTHGDRLPRRQQTQGFVKENEFLGDLVEKCGNRCHVVDNKRWNKRSKYGYRSNRYQVKRLLKSIEKTVEENDGSFYTNAMLQKIEENIKKEEENIAKSSRNIPEEKIRETAKERTYDDFLNRLAGITVGAFLGAAFGSAVAVSVVVALLATTVRVLASATKSWSATFTKPALHATASAAPDKTGEAEKEANVAAEAGDPPAATAVEKAADTAAAEKVATAEEGKSAEVAGKIGGASSQIGGALRLVVGAATAAGAFLGGVTGYNAAENVKTPWEAAEKAAQAVSASGFTAIEKSQNLASDLVKAVVKPLTKDS
- the LOC114157135 gene encoding GTPase IMAP family member 7-like; this encodes MKMEDCYPYPVFIECSDVLSDQNKKKVENYFQIKRKSGGGACGPVTIAADETYSIAFKLQRDQQEVLRRCEHTVELPSGPLVLIVTDKPLSSDSSSTSVSTASEERAVSNENDWDCINTGNRCLPDESDLRRVVILGKTGSGKSSLGNTIFGENKFTVCPGANSCQSPCQAQTDSLNGRQITLIDTPGFFDTKMPEEKLKDEIWRFITEYSPGLHAFLIVLELGRFTDQENDIIQKITESFSEQVFPYATLVFTNGENLPKGQNIKEYISQNESLMEIVSKCGGRCHVVDNKHWNNRSVETYRNNAFQVKEILKSIEDTVKQNKGNCYTNELLQKMTQCVALAIVHEEQQNDGKYYTNDLLQGEKEMTQQFLHEEEQIPYEELEVDEELPVLQEHQEQEQQVAKEGIMKRAIKRVCEILKTIKDITINLLLKAFLGTQEAIKTILAYITAAYKALDL